A window from Calliopsis andreniformis isolate RMS-2024a chromosome 5, iyCalAndr_principal, whole genome shotgun sequence encodes these proteins:
- the LOC143178951 gene encoding DET1- and DDB1-associated protein 1, protein MSVAEFLKGLPSHNENNFANFHTDSGNRTCVKKPSVYLPTKDHPSEQIIVTEKTTILLRYLHQQWDKKNADRKRELLSSNGDTEDDGAVRSKRPRLELNNTL, encoded by the exons ATG tCTGTTGCTGAGTTTTTAAAGGGTTTACCTTCGCACAACGAAAATAATTTTGCTAATTTTCATACAGACAGTGGAAATAGAACTTGCGTAAAGAAACCTTCAGTTTATCTTCCTACAAAAGATCATCCTTCAGAACAAA TTATAGTTACAGAAAAAACAACCATCTTATTAAGGTACCTTCACCAGCAATGGGACAAAAAG AATGCTGATAGAAAACGTGAGCTCTTATCCTCTAATGGTGATACTGAAGATGACGGTGCAGTTCGTAGTAAAAGGCCACGTCTGGAACTAAACAACACACTTTAA